One Mugil cephalus isolate CIBA_MC_2020 chromosome 10, CIBA_Mcephalus_1.1, whole genome shotgun sequence genomic window carries:
- the b4galnt3b gene encoding beta-1,4-N-acetylgalactosaminyltransferase 3 isoform X3, which yields MLDETGYRDHQPDSAEDPAAWTSSYTPQTWKPQYKGRANLHVFEDWCGSSTADLRKNPHYPLYPHSRTTVQKLAITPRWTNYGLRVFGYLHPYTDGDFVFALSSDDNSEFWLSSDDTPVNLQLLAWVGKTGTEWTAPGEFEKYASQNSRPVRLSSQRRYFFEVIHKQNDRGTDHVEVAWQLLDQDLKFWLIESEHISLYTDESALLVNDVAHIPQTAASHRLTPTKHHSPRADMLRHDPRDAFYRVHLINSTFLGSVLPDCSYRPSYTIKGFPLLRYQGLQFVHMSYVYPNDHTRLTHMEKDTSCFYPDSMKRLGFSRHMKLDRADMQEDRKTDRDFGFQKRNSIQYEEDEFDNEASERGRKSNPQKIDNSLFPDYGDDYDDYVQKRRRKLLSFQQNNKAVDNSSDIRQRIEDLQKRQGKDDTEQSPLGLEKAADHLQAAPTETPEHPVKRVEKLKSKRKSRQAKKQKVKQPARPQQTNQLKAKQGPAVPSEPLHSKQNENPKSPKINRTEINHRIGDSRYLNRDPLLEKPSVARRQRFVTREKVLRPVSASPTRDINQPLVRLNEWDADTRKSLRGGEVNMPRQQGSEYDIHRAKEIEGGKRNKKKLHLKGGWGIIREENDERDSLWGTGGDYDNDDDGDDDEAHPTAVFDLQVNWNQTFQVDHLDLHAWRSDMIELRCGVSGNLLLHSTDALPIVQNFMDNLNEKHHERFKLVRVINVVKRLDRAQGSRYLLELEVKDVDGQLLRLSHYIYALNRNLKPNNWDYHSEQSISSPVLCNPVGFRWNPTATVHFIVPVKNQGRWVHQLIVDIEELFRETRDINFNLIITDFNSTDMDVRKALEKSSIPRYQYVKMEGNFERAAGLQAGIDLIMDVHSIVFLCDLHLNFPSSIIDSIRKHTVEGYMAFAPIVMRLECGSTPLEANGLWEVNGFGLLGIYKSDLDRVGGMNTEEFKDRWGGEDWELLDRILQAGMEVDRIYLRNFFHRYHSKRGMWNRRMTKKNK from the exons ATGCTGGATGAAACG GGGTACAGGGACCATCAGCCAGACTCCGCGGAGGATCCAGCTGCTTGGACCTCCAGCTACACTCCACAAACCTGGAAACCACag TATAAGGGACGTGCCAATCTGCATGTCTTTGAGGACTGGTGTGGCAGCTCGACGGCTGACCTCCGCAAGAATCCGCACTACCCACTGTATCCCCAC TCCAGGACTACAGTTCAGAAGTTGGCCATCACACCTCGGTGGACCAACTATGGGCTCAGGGTGTTCGGTTATCTGCATCCGTACACTGATG gagactttgtgtttgctttgagCTCCGACGATAATTCTGAATTTTGGCTCAGCTCAGATGACACTCCGGTGAACCTGCAGTTATTGGCGTGGGTTGGAAAG aCCGGTACAGAGTGGACAGCCCCCGGTGAATTTGAGAAGTATGCCAGTCAAAACTCAAGACCTGTCAG GCTGTCCTCTCAGAGGAGATACTTTTTTGAAGTTATCCACAAGCAGAACGATAGAGGGACTGACCACGTGGAAGTGGCA tggCAGCTCTTGGACCAAGACTTAAAGTTTTGGCTTATTGAATCTGAGCACATCTCCCTCTATACCG atGAGTCTGCTCTGCTAGTCAATGATGTCGCACATATACCACAGACGGCTGCAAGTCACCGGCTCACCCCCACCAAGCACCATAGCCCCAGAGCAGATATGCTGCGTCATGATCCGCGAGACGCCTTCTACCGTG TGCATCTGATAAACAGCACGTTCTTAGGAAGCGTTCTGCCTGACTGCTCGTACAGACCAAGCTATACCATCAAAGGCTTTCCCCTGCTCCGTTACCAAGGACTGCAGTTT GTCCACATGTCGTACGTTTACCCCAATGACCACACCCGACTCACGCACATGGAGAAGGACACCAGCTGCTTTTACCCTGACAGCATGAAGAG GTTAGGTTTCTCTAGGCACATGAAACTGGACCGCGCAGATATGCAGGAAGACAGAAAAACTGACCGAG ACTTTGGTTTCCAGAAGAGGAACTCCATCCAATATGAAGAGGACGAGTTTGACAATGAGGCCAGTGAAAGGGGCAGGAAATCCAACCCGCAGAAGATAGATAATTCCCTTTTTCCAGATTATGGAGATGATTATGATGATTACGTTCAGAAACGCAGACGCAAACTTTTGTcctttcaacaaaacaacaaggcagtggacaactcttctgatataAGACAGCGCATAGAAGATTTGCAGAAGAGACAAGGGAAAGATGATACGGAACAGTCTCCGCTAGGACTAGAAAAAGCAGCTGACCATCTGCAGGCAGCGCCAACGGAAACCCCTGAACACCCAGTTAAAAGAGTAGAAAAGCtcaaatcaaaaagaaaatcaagacaagcaaaaaaacaaaaagtaaagcAGCCTGCAAGGCCACAACAGACTAACCAGCTGAAAGCAAAGCAAGGACCAGCCGTCCCATCAGAGCCACTCCACTCTAAACAGAATGAAAACCCAAAGTCTCCGAAAATTAACCGCACAGAAATAAATCATCGAATAGGGGACTCTAGGTATCTAAACCGGGATCCTCTGCTTGAAAAACCTTCAGTGGCCAGGCGGCAGAGGTTTGTAACCAGAGAGAAGGTTCTCCGACCAGTCAGTGCTTCTCCCACGAGAGACATCAACCAGCCCCTAGTAAGGTTGAATGAGTGGGATGCAGATACCAGAAAAAGCCTCAGAGGAGGTGAGGTGAATATGCCACGTCAACAAGGTTCAGAATATGACATCCATAGGGCCAAAGAGATTGAAGGAGGtaagaggaataaaaagaagtTACACTTAAAAGGAGGTTGGGGCATCATCAGGGAGGAAAACGACGAGAGAGACTCTCTgtgggggacaggaggagactatgacaatgatgatgacggtgatgatgatgaggctCACCCTACAGCAGTGTTTGACCTCCAGGTCAACTGGAACCAAACCTTTCAGGTGGACCACCTTGACCTACACGCGTGGCGCTCAGATATGATCGAGCTTCGCTGCGGAGTGTCaggaaacctgctgctgcactCCACCGATGCTTTGCCCATAGTCCAGAATTTCATGGACAATCTGAACGAAAAGCATCATGA GCGGTTTAAACTGGTACGGGTGATCAATGTGGTGAAGCGCTTGGACAGGGCACAGGGCAGCCGCTATCTTCTGGAGCTCGAGGTGAAGGATGTCGATGGCCAGCTGCTGCGTCTGTCGCACTACATCTACGCCCTGAACCGCAACCTCAAACCAAATAACTGGGACTACCATTCAGAGCAGTCTATATCTTCACCGGTGCTGTGCAACCCGGTGGGTTTCCGCTGGAACCCCACTGCCACCGTCCACTTCATAGTGCCAG TAAAAAACCAGGGCCGATGGGTGCATCAGCTGATTGTCGACATAGAGGAACTGTTCAGAGAAACAAGAGACATTAACTTCAACCTCATAATCACTGACTTCAACAGCACTGACATGGACGTGAGGAAGGCTCTTGAGAAGTCCTCGATCCCCAG GTACCAGTACGTGAAGATGGAAGGAAACTTTGAGCGTGCCGCGGGTCTGCAAGCAGGTATCGACCTGATAATG GATGTACACAgcattgtgtttctttgtgaccTCCACTTGAACTTCCCTTCCTCGATTATTGATTCTATCAGGAAGCACACTGTGGAGGGATACATGGCCTTTGCCCCCATAGTCATGAGACTGGAATGTGGTAGCACACCATTAGAAGCCAACG GTTTATGGGAGGTCAATGGTTTCGGCTTGCTGGGTATCTATAAATCAGATTTGGACAGAGTCGGAGGAATGAACACGGAGGAATTCAAAGATCGCTGGGGAGGAGAAGACTGGGAGCTCCTTGACAG GATTCTCCAGGCGGGAATGGAAGTGGACAGGATCTACTTGAGGAACTTTTTCCACCGCTATCACTCCAAACGTGGCATGTGGAACCGCcgtatgacaaaaaaaaacaagtga
- the tnni1c gene encoding troponin I, skeletal, slow c — protein sequence MSSEFTPTKVDGKPKCKISASRKLSLKILLLTRATEELEAEKAAREEEKVRYLSEKLPPLQLSSLSLDQLQELCREMHTKTDLADEERYDCESKVIKNNRDINELKLKVQDLGGKFKKPALRKVRVSADEMMQALFGSKTKGSMDLRANLKSVKKEDIKQEKELTMEVGDWRKNVEAMSGMEGRKKMFAGGAQ from the exons ATGTCTTCTGAGT ttaCACCTACTAAGGTAGACGGAAAG CCAAAATGCAAGATTTCAGCCTCACGCAAGCTGTCGCTGAAG ATTCTTCTGCTGACTCGAGCAACGGAAGAGCTGGAGGCGGAGAAGGCTGCACGTGAGGAAGAGAAGGTTCGCTACCTGTCAGAGAAACTTCCACCTCTGCAACTCAGTAGTTTGAGCCTGGACCAACTACAG gaactCTGTAGGGAGATGCATACAAAGACTGATTTGGCGGATGAGGAGCGGTACGACTGTGAGTCCAAAGTCATCAAGAACAACAGAGAT ATCAATGAGCTGAAGCTAAAGGTGCAGGACCTCGGAGGGAAATTTAAGAAACCAGCTCTGAGGAAGGTGAGAGTGTCGGCAGATGAGATGATGCAGGCTCTGTTTGGCTCCAAGACGAAGGGCTCCATGGACCTGAGGGCCAACCTCAAGTCTGTAAAGAAAGAAGACATCAAACAGGAGAAG GAGCTGACAATGGAGGTGGGCGACTGGCGCAAGAACGTGGAGGCCATGTCTGGCATGGAGGGCAGGAAGAAGATGTTTGCTGGTGGCGCCCAATAG
- the b4galnt3b gene encoding beta-1,4-N-acetylgalactosaminyltransferase 3 isoform X1 yields the protein MTNRALRRIFNCRATFATAKMIAAFFPLKKLRRNVKHLLLGAILLVGAVAVYHEMVAAKAWNSDIGAAPGGRSMLDETGYRDHQPDSAEDPAAWTSSYTPQTWKPQYKGRANLHVFEDWCGSSTADLRKNPHYPLYPHSRTTVQKLAITPRWTNYGLRVFGYLHPYTDGDFVFALSSDDNSEFWLSSDDTPVNLQLLAWVGKTGTEWTAPGEFEKYASQNSRPVRLSSQRRYFFEVIHKQNDRGTDHVEVAWQLLDQDLKFWLIESEHISLYTDESALLVNDVAHIPQTAASHRLTPTKHHSPRADMLRHDPRDAFYRVHLINSTFLGSVLPDCSYRPSYTIKGFPLLRYQGLQFVHMSYVYPNDHTRLTHMEKDTSCFYPDSMKRLGFSRHMKLDRADMQEDRKTDRDFGFQKRNSIQYEEDEFDNEASERGRKSNPQKIDNSLFPDYGDDYDDYVQKRRRKLLSFQQNNKAVDNSSDIRQRIEDLQKRQGKDDTEQSPLGLEKAADHLQAAPTETPEHPVKRVEKLKSKRKSRQAKKQKVKQPARPQQTNQLKAKQGPAVPSEPLHSKQNENPKSPKINRTEINHRIGDSRYLNRDPLLEKPSVARRQRFVTREKVLRPVSASPTRDINQPLVRLNEWDADTRKSLRGGEVNMPRQQGSEYDIHRAKEIEGGKRNKKKLHLKGGWGIIREENDERDSLWGTGGDYDNDDDGDDDEAHPTAVFDLQVNWNQTFQVDHLDLHAWRSDMIELRCGVSGNLLLHSTDALPIVQNFMDNLNEKHHERFKLVRVINVVKRLDRAQGSRYLLELEVKDVDGQLLRLSHYIYALNRNLKPNNWDYHSEQSISSPVLCNPVGFRWNPTATVHFIVPVKNQGRWVHQLIVDIEELFRETRDINFNLIITDFNSTDMDVRKALEKSSIPRYQYVKMEGNFERAAGLQAGIDLIMDVHSIVFLCDLHLNFPSSIIDSIRKHTVEGYMAFAPIVMRLECGSTPLEANGLWEVNGFGLLGIYKSDLDRVGGMNTEEFKDRWGGEDWELLDRILQAGMEVDRIYLRNFFHRYHSKRGMWNRRMTKKNK from the exons GTGCAGCCCCCGGGGGGCGATCCATGCTGGATGAAACG GGGTACAGGGACCATCAGCCAGACTCCGCGGAGGATCCAGCTGCTTGGACCTCCAGCTACACTCCACAAACCTGGAAACCACag TATAAGGGACGTGCCAATCTGCATGTCTTTGAGGACTGGTGTGGCAGCTCGACGGCTGACCTCCGCAAGAATCCGCACTACCCACTGTATCCCCAC TCCAGGACTACAGTTCAGAAGTTGGCCATCACACCTCGGTGGACCAACTATGGGCTCAGGGTGTTCGGTTATCTGCATCCGTACACTGATG gagactttgtgtttgctttgagCTCCGACGATAATTCTGAATTTTGGCTCAGCTCAGATGACACTCCGGTGAACCTGCAGTTATTGGCGTGGGTTGGAAAG aCCGGTACAGAGTGGACAGCCCCCGGTGAATTTGAGAAGTATGCCAGTCAAAACTCAAGACCTGTCAG GCTGTCCTCTCAGAGGAGATACTTTTTTGAAGTTATCCACAAGCAGAACGATAGAGGGACTGACCACGTGGAAGTGGCA tggCAGCTCTTGGACCAAGACTTAAAGTTTTGGCTTATTGAATCTGAGCACATCTCCCTCTATACCG atGAGTCTGCTCTGCTAGTCAATGATGTCGCACATATACCACAGACGGCTGCAAGTCACCGGCTCACCCCCACCAAGCACCATAGCCCCAGAGCAGATATGCTGCGTCATGATCCGCGAGACGCCTTCTACCGTG TGCATCTGATAAACAGCACGTTCTTAGGAAGCGTTCTGCCTGACTGCTCGTACAGACCAAGCTATACCATCAAAGGCTTTCCCCTGCTCCGTTACCAAGGACTGCAGTTT GTCCACATGTCGTACGTTTACCCCAATGACCACACCCGACTCACGCACATGGAGAAGGACACCAGCTGCTTTTACCCTGACAGCATGAAGAG GTTAGGTTTCTCTAGGCACATGAAACTGGACCGCGCAGATATGCAGGAAGACAGAAAAACTGACCGAG ACTTTGGTTTCCAGAAGAGGAACTCCATCCAATATGAAGAGGACGAGTTTGACAATGAGGCCAGTGAAAGGGGCAGGAAATCCAACCCGCAGAAGATAGATAATTCCCTTTTTCCAGATTATGGAGATGATTATGATGATTACGTTCAGAAACGCAGACGCAAACTTTTGTcctttcaacaaaacaacaaggcagtggacaactcttctgatataAGACAGCGCATAGAAGATTTGCAGAAGAGACAAGGGAAAGATGATACGGAACAGTCTCCGCTAGGACTAGAAAAAGCAGCTGACCATCTGCAGGCAGCGCCAACGGAAACCCCTGAACACCCAGTTAAAAGAGTAGAAAAGCtcaaatcaaaaagaaaatcaagacaagcaaaaaaacaaaaagtaaagcAGCCTGCAAGGCCACAACAGACTAACCAGCTGAAAGCAAAGCAAGGACCAGCCGTCCCATCAGAGCCACTCCACTCTAAACAGAATGAAAACCCAAAGTCTCCGAAAATTAACCGCACAGAAATAAATCATCGAATAGGGGACTCTAGGTATCTAAACCGGGATCCTCTGCTTGAAAAACCTTCAGTGGCCAGGCGGCAGAGGTTTGTAACCAGAGAGAAGGTTCTCCGACCAGTCAGTGCTTCTCCCACGAGAGACATCAACCAGCCCCTAGTAAGGTTGAATGAGTGGGATGCAGATACCAGAAAAAGCCTCAGAGGAGGTGAGGTGAATATGCCACGTCAACAAGGTTCAGAATATGACATCCATAGGGCCAAAGAGATTGAAGGAGGtaagaggaataaaaagaagtTACACTTAAAAGGAGGTTGGGGCATCATCAGGGAGGAAAACGACGAGAGAGACTCTCTgtgggggacaggaggagactatgacaatgatgatgacggtgatgatgatgaggctCACCCTACAGCAGTGTTTGACCTCCAGGTCAACTGGAACCAAACCTTTCAGGTGGACCACCTTGACCTACACGCGTGGCGCTCAGATATGATCGAGCTTCGCTGCGGAGTGTCaggaaacctgctgctgcactCCACCGATGCTTTGCCCATAGTCCAGAATTTCATGGACAATCTGAACGAAAAGCATCATGA GCGGTTTAAACTGGTACGGGTGATCAATGTGGTGAAGCGCTTGGACAGGGCACAGGGCAGCCGCTATCTTCTGGAGCTCGAGGTGAAGGATGTCGATGGCCAGCTGCTGCGTCTGTCGCACTACATCTACGCCCTGAACCGCAACCTCAAACCAAATAACTGGGACTACCATTCAGAGCAGTCTATATCTTCACCGGTGCTGTGCAACCCGGTGGGTTTCCGCTGGAACCCCACTGCCACCGTCCACTTCATAGTGCCAG TAAAAAACCAGGGCCGATGGGTGCATCAGCTGATTGTCGACATAGAGGAACTGTTCAGAGAAACAAGAGACATTAACTTCAACCTCATAATCACTGACTTCAACAGCACTGACATGGACGTGAGGAAGGCTCTTGAGAAGTCCTCGATCCCCAG GTACCAGTACGTGAAGATGGAAGGAAACTTTGAGCGTGCCGCGGGTCTGCAAGCAGGTATCGACCTGATAATG GATGTACACAgcattgtgtttctttgtgaccTCCACTTGAACTTCCCTTCCTCGATTATTGATTCTATCAGGAAGCACACTGTGGAGGGATACATGGCCTTTGCCCCCATAGTCATGAGACTGGAATGTGGTAGCACACCATTAGAAGCCAACG GTTTATGGGAGGTCAATGGTTTCGGCTTGCTGGGTATCTATAAATCAGATTTGGACAGAGTCGGAGGAATGAACACGGAGGAATTCAAAGATCGCTGGGGAGGAGAAGACTGGGAGCTCCTTGACAG GATTCTCCAGGCGGGAATGGAAGTGGACAGGATCTACTTGAGGAACTTTTTCCACCGCTATCACTCCAAACGTGGCATGTGGAACCGCcgtatgacaaaaaaaaacaagtga
- the b4galnt3b gene encoding beta-1,4-N-acetylgalactosaminyltransferase 3 isoform X2, whose protein sequence is MTNRALRRIFNCRATFATAKMIAAFFPLKKLRRNVKHLLLGAILLVGAVAVYHEMVAAKAWNSDIGAAPGGRSMLDETYKGRANLHVFEDWCGSSTADLRKNPHYPLYPHSRTTVQKLAITPRWTNYGLRVFGYLHPYTDGDFVFALSSDDNSEFWLSSDDTPVNLQLLAWVGKTGTEWTAPGEFEKYASQNSRPVRLSSQRRYFFEVIHKQNDRGTDHVEVAWQLLDQDLKFWLIESEHISLYTDESALLVNDVAHIPQTAASHRLTPTKHHSPRADMLRHDPRDAFYRVHLINSTFLGSVLPDCSYRPSYTIKGFPLLRYQGLQFVHMSYVYPNDHTRLTHMEKDTSCFYPDSMKRLGFSRHMKLDRADMQEDRKTDRDFGFQKRNSIQYEEDEFDNEASERGRKSNPQKIDNSLFPDYGDDYDDYVQKRRRKLLSFQQNNKAVDNSSDIRQRIEDLQKRQGKDDTEQSPLGLEKAADHLQAAPTETPEHPVKRVEKLKSKRKSRQAKKQKVKQPARPQQTNQLKAKQGPAVPSEPLHSKQNENPKSPKINRTEINHRIGDSRYLNRDPLLEKPSVARRQRFVTREKVLRPVSASPTRDINQPLVRLNEWDADTRKSLRGGEVNMPRQQGSEYDIHRAKEIEGGKRNKKKLHLKGGWGIIREENDERDSLWGTGGDYDNDDDGDDDEAHPTAVFDLQVNWNQTFQVDHLDLHAWRSDMIELRCGVSGNLLLHSTDALPIVQNFMDNLNEKHHERFKLVRVINVVKRLDRAQGSRYLLELEVKDVDGQLLRLSHYIYALNRNLKPNNWDYHSEQSISSPVLCNPVGFRWNPTATVHFIVPVKNQGRWVHQLIVDIEELFRETRDINFNLIITDFNSTDMDVRKALEKSSIPRYQYVKMEGNFERAAGLQAGIDLIMDVHSIVFLCDLHLNFPSSIIDSIRKHTVEGYMAFAPIVMRLECGSTPLEANGLWEVNGFGLLGIYKSDLDRVGGMNTEEFKDRWGGEDWELLDRILQAGMEVDRIYLRNFFHRYHSKRGMWNRRMTKKNK, encoded by the exons GTGCAGCCCCCGGGGGGCGATCCATGCTGGATGAAACG TATAAGGGACGTGCCAATCTGCATGTCTTTGAGGACTGGTGTGGCAGCTCGACGGCTGACCTCCGCAAGAATCCGCACTACCCACTGTATCCCCAC TCCAGGACTACAGTTCAGAAGTTGGCCATCACACCTCGGTGGACCAACTATGGGCTCAGGGTGTTCGGTTATCTGCATCCGTACACTGATG gagactttgtgtttgctttgagCTCCGACGATAATTCTGAATTTTGGCTCAGCTCAGATGACACTCCGGTGAACCTGCAGTTATTGGCGTGGGTTGGAAAG aCCGGTACAGAGTGGACAGCCCCCGGTGAATTTGAGAAGTATGCCAGTCAAAACTCAAGACCTGTCAG GCTGTCCTCTCAGAGGAGATACTTTTTTGAAGTTATCCACAAGCAGAACGATAGAGGGACTGACCACGTGGAAGTGGCA tggCAGCTCTTGGACCAAGACTTAAAGTTTTGGCTTATTGAATCTGAGCACATCTCCCTCTATACCG atGAGTCTGCTCTGCTAGTCAATGATGTCGCACATATACCACAGACGGCTGCAAGTCACCGGCTCACCCCCACCAAGCACCATAGCCCCAGAGCAGATATGCTGCGTCATGATCCGCGAGACGCCTTCTACCGTG TGCATCTGATAAACAGCACGTTCTTAGGAAGCGTTCTGCCTGACTGCTCGTACAGACCAAGCTATACCATCAAAGGCTTTCCCCTGCTCCGTTACCAAGGACTGCAGTTT GTCCACATGTCGTACGTTTACCCCAATGACCACACCCGACTCACGCACATGGAGAAGGACACCAGCTGCTTTTACCCTGACAGCATGAAGAG GTTAGGTTTCTCTAGGCACATGAAACTGGACCGCGCAGATATGCAGGAAGACAGAAAAACTGACCGAG ACTTTGGTTTCCAGAAGAGGAACTCCATCCAATATGAAGAGGACGAGTTTGACAATGAGGCCAGTGAAAGGGGCAGGAAATCCAACCCGCAGAAGATAGATAATTCCCTTTTTCCAGATTATGGAGATGATTATGATGATTACGTTCAGAAACGCAGACGCAAACTTTTGTcctttcaacaaaacaacaaggcagtggacaactcttctgatataAGACAGCGCATAGAAGATTTGCAGAAGAGACAAGGGAAAGATGATACGGAACAGTCTCCGCTAGGACTAGAAAAAGCAGCTGACCATCTGCAGGCAGCGCCAACGGAAACCCCTGAACACCCAGTTAAAAGAGTAGAAAAGCtcaaatcaaaaagaaaatcaagacaagcaaaaaaacaaaaagtaaagcAGCCTGCAAGGCCACAACAGACTAACCAGCTGAAAGCAAAGCAAGGACCAGCCGTCCCATCAGAGCCACTCCACTCTAAACAGAATGAAAACCCAAAGTCTCCGAAAATTAACCGCACAGAAATAAATCATCGAATAGGGGACTCTAGGTATCTAAACCGGGATCCTCTGCTTGAAAAACCTTCAGTGGCCAGGCGGCAGAGGTTTGTAACCAGAGAGAAGGTTCTCCGACCAGTCAGTGCTTCTCCCACGAGAGACATCAACCAGCCCCTAGTAAGGTTGAATGAGTGGGATGCAGATACCAGAAAAAGCCTCAGAGGAGGTGAGGTGAATATGCCACGTCAACAAGGTTCAGAATATGACATCCATAGGGCCAAAGAGATTGAAGGAGGtaagaggaataaaaagaagtTACACTTAAAAGGAGGTTGGGGCATCATCAGGGAGGAAAACGACGAGAGAGACTCTCTgtgggggacaggaggagactatgacaatgatgatgacggtgatgatgatgaggctCACCCTACAGCAGTGTTTGACCTCCAGGTCAACTGGAACCAAACCTTTCAGGTGGACCACCTTGACCTACACGCGTGGCGCTCAGATATGATCGAGCTTCGCTGCGGAGTGTCaggaaacctgctgctgcactCCACCGATGCTTTGCCCATAGTCCAGAATTTCATGGACAATCTGAACGAAAAGCATCATGA GCGGTTTAAACTGGTACGGGTGATCAATGTGGTGAAGCGCTTGGACAGGGCACAGGGCAGCCGCTATCTTCTGGAGCTCGAGGTGAAGGATGTCGATGGCCAGCTGCTGCGTCTGTCGCACTACATCTACGCCCTGAACCGCAACCTCAAACCAAATAACTGGGACTACCATTCAGAGCAGTCTATATCTTCACCGGTGCTGTGCAACCCGGTGGGTTTCCGCTGGAACCCCACTGCCACCGTCCACTTCATAGTGCCAG TAAAAAACCAGGGCCGATGGGTGCATCAGCTGATTGTCGACATAGAGGAACTGTTCAGAGAAACAAGAGACATTAACTTCAACCTCATAATCACTGACTTCAACAGCACTGACATGGACGTGAGGAAGGCTCTTGAGAAGTCCTCGATCCCCAG GTACCAGTACGTGAAGATGGAAGGAAACTTTGAGCGTGCCGCGGGTCTGCAAGCAGGTATCGACCTGATAATG GATGTACACAgcattgtgtttctttgtgaccTCCACTTGAACTTCCCTTCCTCGATTATTGATTCTATCAGGAAGCACACTGTGGAGGGATACATGGCCTTTGCCCCCATAGTCATGAGACTGGAATGTGGTAGCACACCATTAGAAGCCAACG GTTTATGGGAGGTCAATGGTTTCGGCTTGCTGGGTATCTATAAATCAGATTTGGACAGAGTCGGAGGAATGAACACGGAGGAATTCAAAGATCGCTGGGGAGGAGAAGACTGGGAGCTCCTTGACAG GATTCTCCAGGCGGGAATGGAAGTGGACAGGATCTACTTGAGGAACTTTTTCCACCGCTATCACTCCAAACGTGGCATGTGGAACCGCcgtatgacaaaaaaaaacaagtga